One genomic region from Spirosoma sp. KCTC 42546 encodes:
- a CDS encoding carboxylesterase/lipase family protein, producing MKRTFLFVLALISFSAFSQSTIVKTENGPIEGTANKTGDIRIFKGVPFAAPPVGNLRWKAPQPVANWSGVRKCQVFGPSPMQGKPTPFMYWSTEFLIPEAPISEDCLYLNVWTGAKSATEKRPVIVFIPGGGFRSGGGACPIYDGEAMAKKGVVFVNINYRLGVFGFMAHPELSQESGHNASGNYALMDMIAALRWVQKNIAALGGDPANVTIAGQSAGAFAVNFLTASPLTKGLFQKAIAESGGSFVASPIRPKLTLQGAEQQGVTFATSLGATSLSELRSKSADDILKANGGLSAPITDGYVVPESIMDIYAKGHQNDVPLIVGWNAEDRVSGPPAKAEPFREQVKKRFADKADDFLAVYPAKTDPEAAQSQIASGRDESFGIQDYTWAKMQTKTGKAPVYMYNFNRKLPAATPETQFGAFHSGEIVYAYNNLHTLNRPWEPVDQSLADAMSSYWVNFAKTGNPNGKNLPKWVAYTPAIENVLILDTTIQNRLLPTKPQLAFWETYYGVGK from the coding sequence ATGAAACGAACCTTCCTCTTTGTCCTGGCCCTAATTTCCTTTTCTGCCTTTAGTCAATCAACGATTGTTAAAACGGAGAATGGCCCGATTGAGGGAACGGCCAACAAAACGGGCGATATCCGCATCTTTAAAGGCGTGCCGTTTGCGGCCCCTCCTGTTGGAAACCTGCGTTGGAAAGCCCCCCAGCCCGTTGCAAACTGGAGCGGAGTTCGGAAGTGCCAGGTATTTGGGCCAAGCCCGATGCAGGGGAAACCTACACCCTTTATGTACTGGTCGACGGAGTTTCTGATCCCTGAAGCCCCTATCAGCGAAGATTGTTTGTACCTGAATGTCTGGACAGGTGCCAAATCCGCTACCGAAAAACGACCCGTGATCGTCTTTATACCGGGTGGAGGCTTTCGGAGTGGGGGAGGGGCCTGCCCCATTTACGATGGAGAAGCAATGGCCAAAAAAGGAGTTGTCTTCGTCAATATCAACTACCGGCTCGGTGTTTTCGGTTTTATGGCGCACCCCGAATTATCGCAGGAGTCAGGTCATAATGCGTCAGGCAACTATGCATTGATGGATATGATCGCGGCCCTCCGCTGGGTTCAGAAAAACATAGCCGCGCTGGGTGGTGATCCTGCTAATGTTACCATTGCCGGACAGTCGGCAGGTGCCTTTGCGGTTAATTTCCTGACGGCTTCGCCACTGACCAAAGGGCTTTTTCAAAAGGCAATTGCCGAAAGTGGTGGAAGCTTCGTGGCTAGTCCTATTCGACCTAAGTTGACCTTACAGGGAGCCGAGCAACAGGGGGTTACGTTCGCTACATCGCTGGGCGCAACTTCTCTGAGCGAACTTCGGTCTAAATCGGCCGACGATATTCTGAAAGCGAATGGTGGCTTGAGTGCACCCATTACGGATGGCTACGTAGTACCCGAGTCGATAATGGACATCTATGCGAAAGGCCACCAGAATGATGTGCCGCTCATTGTGGGCTGGAATGCGGAGGATCGGGTGTCTGGGCCTCCCGCCAAAGCAGAGCCTTTTCGGGAGCAGGTGAAAAAACGATTTGCCGATAAAGCCGACGATTTTCTGGCCGTATACCCGGCAAAAACTGACCCGGAAGCAGCTCAGTCGCAAATCGCCAGCGGTCGGGATGAATCGTTTGGTATTCAGGATTATACATGGGCTAAAATGCAGACAAAAACAGGTAAAGCGCCGGTCTATATGTATAATTTTAATCGCAAACTACCTGCCGCAACACCCGAGACACAATTTGGGGCCTTTCACTCGGGCGAGATTGTGTACGCCTATAATAACCTGCATACACTCAATCGCCCCTGGGAACCCGTCGATCAATCACTAGCCGATGCAATGTCATCGTACTGGGTGAATTTCGCCAAAACGGGTAATCCCAATGGCAAGAATTTGCCTAAGTGGGTTGCCTATACGCCTGCCATCGAAAACGTCTTAATTCTGGATACAACCATCCAGAATCGCCTACTCCCAACGAAGCCCCAACTGGCTTTTTGGGAGACTTATTATGGGGTTGGGAAGTAA
- a CDS encoding alpha/beta hydrolase family protein, giving the protein MKLIRSFLFIYFISLGVLSFAAKVDSLDIPSAAMQKNLRAGIILPNSYAKGKAVYPVLYLLHGGGGKFSDWLTKTPDKMLLQNLSDQYNLIIVTPEGEPLSGYLDSPIQKDNLFETYITKEVIEKIDNTYRTVRDRKGRVITGLSMGGHGALYLSTRHPDLYCAAGSMSGALDLSATHWKITPEFAKQIAPQFARILGPVGSTPDLYALNSVVNMADKMKANGLPLIIDCGVDDFLIEPNRELHRRLVYNQTPHDYTEHPGGHTWDYWENSLPFHVLFFQKILKSNGVVAP; this is encoded by the coding sequence ATGAAATTAATTCGCTCCTTTCTCTTTATTTACTTTATAAGCTTAGGCGTCTTATCCTTCGCAGCCAAGGTTGATTCGCTGGACATTCCCTCCGCGGCCATGCAAAAGAACCTGCGGGCGGGGATTATTCTGCCCAACTCCTACGCCAAAGGCAAAGCGGTATATCCGGTTTTGTATTTGCTGCATGGGGGCGGTGGAAAGTTCAGCGATTGGCTGACCAAAACGCCCGACAAGATGCTGTTGCAGAATCTATCGGATCAGTATAATCTGATTATTGTAACACCGGAAGGGGAGCCGCTAAGTGGCTATCTGGACAGTCCTATTCAGAAAGATAACCTCTTCGAGACTTACATTACGAAGGAAGTTATCGAGAAGATTGATAATACCTATCGGACCGTTCGCGACCGGAAAGGGCGGGTCATTACGGGCCTGAGTATGGGTGGGCATGGTGCCTTGTACTTGTCTACCCGCCATCCGGATCTCTACTGTGCGGCAGGCAGTATGAGCGGAGCCTTGGATTTAAGTGCAACACACTGGAAAATTACCCCTGAATTTGCCAAACAGATTGCACCCCAATTTGCCCGGATTCTGGGTCCAGTTGGCTCAACGCCCGATTTGTACGCCCTCAATTCGGTAGTGAACATGGCCGACAAGATGAAAGCCAATGGCTTACCGTTGATCATTGATTGTGGTGTCGACGATTTCCTGATTGAACCAAACCGCGAATTGCACCGGCGGCTGGTGTACAATCAAACCCCTCACGATTATACCGAGCATCCCGGCGGTCATACATGGGATTATTGGGAGAATTCGCTCCCCTTTCATGTCCTGTTTTTTCAAAAGATTTTGAAAAGCAATGGCGTTGTAGCACCTTAA
- a CDS encoding esterase → MGAVAQMPQRTPTPNDTLNSPKVQADKRVIIQIYAPKATEVTVGGDFQSSPKPLSLTKNDQGVWAVVIGPLKPDYYSYTLMVDGVRTMDPKNPVIKQGISSLENMMAVTGPETAFEDNKSVPHGEVREVWYSSNTLGMMRRMHVYTPPGYEKGSSKYPVFYLLHGGGDDDSGWNTIGRSGFILDNLIAAGKAKPMIVVMPNGSMPLPPQTGMPNAQAMNQMRDQFSSELLKDVMPTVEKTYRTVATPESRAIAGLSMGGFQTLDVTLTHPELFNYVGVFSSGFFGATADEADTKYAKVLNDPSFNKGKKLFWVAIGKDDFVMDANKKTLAMLDKHNIKYQYKETSGGHTWVNWRQYLNEYTPMLFK, encoded by the coding sequence ATGGGGGCTGTGGCTCAGATGCCCCAGCGGACACCAACGCCCAACGACACCCTCAATTCGCCTAAAGTGCAGGCCGATAAGCGGGTGATCATTCAGATTTATGCACCCAAAGCAACAGAAGTAACCGTAGGGGGCGACTTCCAGTCCAGCCCGAAACCGCTCAGTCTGACCAAGAATGATCAGGGTGTGTGGGCGGTGGTGATTGGCCCGTTGAAGCCCGATTATTATTCCTACACCCTGATGGTGGATGGCGTTCGGACGATGGACCCTAAGAATCCGGTTATCAAACAAGGCATCAGCAGTTTAGAAAACATGATGGCAGTGACTGGCCCGGAGACTGCTTTTGAGGATAACAAATCAGTACCCCATGGCGAAGTGCGCGAGGTTTGGTATTCATCGAACACATTGGGTATGATGCGCCGGATGCACGTGTACACACCACCAGGTTACGAAAAAGGATCGAGTAAATACCCCGTCTTTTATTTGCTGCACGGTGGGGGAGATGACGACTCGGGCTGGAATACCATCGGTCGGTCGGGTTTCATTCTGGACAATCTAATTGCGGCTGGAAAAGCGAAACCCATGATCGTGGTGATGCCCAACGGCAGTATGCCGCTACCTCCACAAACGGGTATGCCCAATGCGCAGGCCATGAATCAAATGCGGGATCAGTTTTCCAGCGAGTTACTGAAAGACGTAATGCCTACCGTAGAGAAAACGTATCGGACGGTAGCTACCCCCGAAAGTCGGGCCATTGCTGGTCTGTCGATGGGCGGCTTTCAAACTCTCGATGTAACGCTGACGCATCCAGAGCTATTCAATTACGTGGGTGTATTTAGCTCAGGTTTCTTTGGCGCAACTGCCGATGAAGCCGATACCAAATACGCGAAGGTGTTAAACGACCCTTCTTTCAACAAGGGGAAGAAACTGTTCTGGGTTGCCATTGGTAAAGATGATTTTGTGATGGACGCCAACAAAAAAACGCTGGCTATGCTCGATAAACACAACATCAAATACCAGTACAAAGAAACATCAGGAGGTCATACCTGGGTTAACTGGCGGCAGTACCTTAATGAATATACGCCGATGCTGTTCAAGTGA
- a CDS encoding esterase, protein MVKNRINGLLALLLLAGIQGVNGQQAHVNLDWNPQKNTQNLLPFGANVISPEVRDDHTITFRLKAPEAKQVMLTGGPILLALKAKEPIPFQKGDDGLWTLTVGPVKPDIYVYKFVIDGVQVVDPNNTLTGFNDQPGYSNVVVQGDGPAYYDARSVPHGAVTRHIYHSDVLNGEREIYVYTPPGYSPKKKYPVLYLVGGSGELASGWALDGRANFIADNLIAEGKMVPMLIAMPNNQVVHRSDPNHTEKTFPLFEEELKKQIIPFVDKTYSTRADRKGRAFAGLSMGGRHTQLVALKNLDLFSSFGVLSAGDLETEKVSAALLNDPAANQKIDYLLVGQGTGEVETIGKRAVALHEALQKHNVNHEYYVGGEGAHDWSTWRHLLYYKLLPNLWRK, encoded by the coding sequence ATGGTTAAAAATCGAATTAACGGATTGCTAGCATTGCTGTTGCTGGCGGGTATCCAAGGGGTAAATGGCCAGCAGGCGCATGTCAATCTGGACTGGAATCCCCAGAAAAATACGCAGAATCTACTGCCGTTTGGGGCGAACGTGATCTCGCCCGAAGTCCGCGATGATCATACCATAACCTTCCGACTCAAAGCACCTGAGGCCAAACAGGTTATGCTTACGGGTGGGCCGATATTGCTGGCCTTAAAGGCAAAAGAGCCTATTCCATTTCAGAAAGGCGACGACGGACTATGGACCTTAACCGTTGGCCCCGTTAAGCCGGATATTTACGTGTACAAGTTCGTGATCGACGGCGTACAGGTCGTTGATCCTAACAATACGCTGACTGGTTTCAACGACCAGCCGGGCTATAGTAACGTGGTCGTTCAGGGCGATGGACCGGCTTATTACGATGCCAGGTCCGTGCCACATGGCGCTGTAACCCGGCATATTTACCATTCCGACGTGCTGAATGGCGAACGGGAAATCTATGTGTACACGCCCCCTGGTTATTCGCCCAAAAAGAAATACCCGGTTCTGTATCTGGTCGGCGGCAGTGGCGAACTGGCGTCGGGTTGGGCACTGGATGGGCGCGCTAACTTCATTGCCGATAACCTGATTGCCGAGGGTAAAATGGTGCCCATGCTGATTGCCATGCCTAACAATCAGGTTGTTCACCGCAGCGATCCAAATCATACCGAAAAGACATTTCCCCTGTTTGAAGAGGAATTAAAAAAACAGATCATCCCCTTTGTAGACAAGACCTACAGTACCCGTGCCGACCGGAAAGGTCGTGCGTTTGCTGGCTTGTCGATGGGTGGTCGGCACACGCAATTAGTAGCGCTCAAGAATCTCGATCTGTTTAGCTCCTTCGGTGTGCTGAGTGCGGGCGATCTGGAAACGGAGAAGGTAAGCGCTGCCTTGTTAAACGATCCTGCTGCTAATCAGAAAATAGATTATTTGCTGGTAGGGCAGGGAACGGGCGAGGTGGAGACCATTGGCAAACGGGCGGTGGCGCTTCATGAAGCTTTGCAAAAACATAACGTCAACCACGAGTACTATGTAGGTGGTGAAGGCGCACATGATTGGAGCACCTGGCGGCATCTACTCTATTACAAATTGTTGCCAAACCTCTGGCGGAAATGA
- a CDS encoding glycoside hydrolase family 28 protein, whose protein sequence is MKTLTGLLALILITAFHMAPASHEGNLSFNSAGVDLPKILAPTFRKDTLLISKFGAVADGLTLNTSAINKAIEQCNRRGGGVVVIPRGLWLTGPISLKSNVNLHLAEGALVQFTDQRTAYPLVNTSWEGEDAVRNQAPISGTDLDNIAITGKGILDGAGDAWRMVKKIKLTDDQWKKLVASGGVVNDKKDLWYPSEQSFKGATMTAVKSGQPMAYYEGIKDFLRPNMLSLTRCKRILLEGVTFQNSPAWCLHPLLCEHITLRNVTVKNPWYAQNGDGLDLESCRNGLVEACTFDVGDDGICIKSGRDEQGRKRGVPTENIIVRNCRVYHAHGGFVIGSEMSGGVKNLYVSNCQFMGTDVGLRFKTARGRGGIVENIYVDGIDMTNIAGEAILFDMYYAAKDPVPQQGESTPGENNELPIIPAQPLSEATPQFRSFQIRNVTCKGAETGIMVRGLPEMAVKAILIENVVLQSRKGFVCIEAENIRLKNVTLLSPAKTLMQIQNSRNITLDNIHYADNTNLLMHISGDRSNGIKLLNTNTSHAKKTAETSAGVPANALRMN, encoded by the coding sequence ATGAAAACGCTTACTGGCCTACTCGCACTCATTCTCATTACTGCCTTTCACATGGCTCCTGCCAGCCATGAAGGCAACCTCAGTTTTAATTCAGCAGGAGTTGATTTGCCGAAAATCCTGGCTCCTACATTTCGAAAAGATACCTTACTGATTAGCAAATTTGGTGCGGTAGCCGATGGACTCACACTCAATACGTCGGCCATTAACAAAGCCATTGAGCAATGCAATCGCCGTGGCGGGGGTGTAGTCGTGATACCGCGTGGCCTTTGGTTAACCGGACCAATTTCCCTAAAAAGCAACGTCAATCTGCATCTGGCCGAAGGTGCTTTAGTACAATTCACCGACCAGCGCACCGCCTATCCCTTAGTGAACACGTCCTGGGAAGGCGAAGACGCTGTTCGGAATCAGGCTCCTATTTCGGGCACTGACCTCGACAACATCGCTATTACGGGCAAAGGCATTCTGGACGGGGCTGGCGATGCGTGGCGAATGGTCAAAAAAATCAAACTCACCGACGATCAGTGGAAGAAGCTCGTGGCATCGGGCGGGGTGGTAAACGATAAAAAGGATTTGTGGTATCCCTCAGAACAGTCGTTTAAGGGAGCCACTATGACGGCCGTAAAATCTGGCCAACCCATGGCGTATTACGAAGGCATCAAGGATTTCCTGCGCCCAAATATGCTGAGCCTGACGCGCTGCAAACGTATTTTACTCGAAGGTGTCACCTTTCAGAACTCGCCCGCCTGGTGCCTGCACCCGCTTCTGTGCGAGCATATTACGTTACGTAACGTCACGGTAAAGAACCCCTGGTATGCGCAGAACGGCGATGGCCTTGATCTGGAATCATGCCGGAATGGACTGGTCGAGGCTTGTACGTTTGATGTGGGCGACGATGGCATCTGCATCAAATCAGGGCGTGACGAACAGGGCCGCAAGCGGGGCGTTCCGACCGAAAATATCATTGTGCGGAATTGCCGGGTGTATCATGCCCACGGCGGGTTTGTGATCGGGAGTGAAATGTCGGGCGGGGTGAAAAATCTGTACGTCTCGAACTGTCAGTTTATGGGTACCGATGTAGGGCTACGGTTCAAAACGGCCCGTGGACGCGGTGGCATTGTGGAAAACATCTATGTAGATGGCATCGACATGACCAACATTGCCGGAGAAGCCATTCTGTTCGACATGTATTACGCGGCCAAGGACCCAGTGCCGCAACAGGGCGAATCCACGCCGGGCGAGAACAACGAACTTCCAATAATTCCGGCCCAGCCGCTTTCTGAAGCGACTCCTCAGTTTCGATCATTCCAGATTCGGAATGTCACCTGCAAGGGGGCCGAAACGGGTATTATGGTGCGTGGCTTACCCGAAATGGCGGTGAAGGCTATTCTCATTGAAAACGTAGTTCTGCAAAGTCGGAAAGGCTTTGTCTGCATCGAAGCCGAGAACATCCGCCTGAAAAATGTAACCCTACTGTCGCCAGCCAAAACGCTAATGCAAATCCAGAACAGCCGTAACATCACGCTCGACAACATCCACTACGCCGACAACACCAACCTGCTCATGCACATCTCCGGCGACCGCTCGAACGGCATCAAACTCCTGAACACCAATACCTCGCACGCAAAGAAAACGGCAGAGACAAGCGCCGGTGTCCCAGCGAATGCGTTGAGGATGAACTAG
- a CDS encoding M23 family metallopeptidase: protein MVEIKKSIRVLTSKKKIGLFSLAFFVVWLLIPQKFSMPVDKASKKSYNPKSFWYYPWGKSITHKGVDIFAKEGTIVHSSTIGFVLYSGQINRGGNVVLVLGPKWRLHYYAHLQTIKTSTFSWVNRTKTIGTVGTSGNAVGKEPHLHYSIVTIIPYFWRIDSKRQGWKKIFFLNPIDYLDNYFKRKTS, encoded by the coding sequence TTGGTAGAAATTAAAAAAAGTATCCGGGTATTGACAAGTAAGAAAAAGATTGGGCTTTTCAGTTTAGCTTTTTTCGTTGTTTGGCTATTAATTCCACAGAAGTTTTCAATGCCTGTGGACAAAGCCTCGAAGAAAAGTTACAACCCAAAATCATTTTGGTACTACCCATGGGGAAAATCTATAACACACAAAGGCGTCGATATCTTTGCGAAAGAAGGCACAATTGTTCACTCGTCAACGATTGGATTTGTTCTTTACAGCGGACAAATTAATAGAGGAGGAAATGTAGTTTTGGTGTTAGGCCCGAAATGGCGGCTTCACTATTACGCTCACCTGCAGACAATAAAAACGTCAACTTTTTCGTGGGTAAACAGGACTAAAACTATTGGGACAGTTGGAACGAGCGGAAATGCAGTTGGTAAAGAGCCCCATTTGCATTATTCAATAGTAACAATTATTCCATATTTCTGGCGTATTGACAGTAAAAGGCAAGGTTGGAAAAAAATATTTTTCCTTAATCCAATTGACTACTTGGACAACTATTTTAAACGTAAAACTTCATAA
- a CDS encoding DUF1330 domain-containing protein has translation MLYITQLIFIKEGQEQVFQQFEDIAIPTIAKYNGRLLLRVRPTEDAFIEQQIDKPYEIHLVKFDAEQDFENFMQDDERKKFLHLKEQSIKASILIKGTKL, from the coding sequence ATGCTCTACATCACTCAGCTAATTTTCATCAAAGAAGGCCAGGAGCAGGTATTTCAGCAATTTGAAGATATTGCGATTCCGACAATCGCGAAATACAACGGACGGCTCTTGCTGCGCGTACGGCCTACGGAGGACGCGTTCATCGAACAGCAGATTGATAAACCCTACGAAATTCACCTCGTAAAATTTGATGCAGAGCAGGATTTTGAAAACTTTATGCAGGACGACGAACGGAAGAAATTCCTGCACCTTAAAGAGCAGTCCATCAAAGCATCAATCCTGATCAAGGGAACAAAACTATAA
- a CDS encoding LacI family DNA-binding transcriptional regulator: MEAITIKDIARALNLSTSTVSRALRDSYEINPETKRLVVEYAERFNYRPNPIALSLKENRSRVIGVIVPQIANNYFSQAINGIDAIAYSRGYQVIIFQSHESYERELLIVQQAVARKVDGLLISLSGGTADVAHLRDLQNRKLPIVLFDRVSKELDSLCVTADNFTGAFAATEHLIQSGRRRIAHLAIPSYISITQERLAGYRAALEKYGLPYDENLIRYSEFNQNDVDPVVNDLLNQSPDAFFAAGDRLALGCLAALKKRNVAIPEAISLIGFTNTAVADLLAPPMSTVVQPALEIGQVAAEQLIDLIEGKQKVAQPNMIRIPTRMIVRASSQPVDMVTKA; the protein is encoded by the coding sequence TTGGAGGCCATTACGATAAAAGATATTGCGCGTGCGTTAAACCTTTCGACCTCGACGGTCTCGCGGGCGTTGCGGGATAGCTATGAAATTAATCCGGAGACCAAACGTCTGGTCGTCGAATACGCCGAACGGTTCAATTATAGGCCTAATCCAATTGCACTTAGCTTAAAGGAAAACCGTAGCCGGGTTATTGGCGTTATTGTTCCTCAAATTGCCAATAATTATTTTTCCCAGGCGATCAATGGGATCGATGCCATTGCCTATAGCCGGGGCTATCAGGTTATCATTTTTCAAAGCCACGAGTCCTACGAACGGGAGTTGTTGATTGTGCAGCAGGCGGTTGCCCGCAAGGTAGATGGGTTACTTATTTCCCTGTCGGGTGGTACGGCGGATGTCGCACATCTGCGTGACTTGCAGAATCGAAAATTACCCATTGTCCTGTTCGACCGGGTTTCAAAAGAGCTGGATTCACTCTGCGTCACCGCCGATAATTTTACGGGGGCCTTTGCGGCTACCGAGCACCTGATTCAATCGGGCCGACGGCGCATCGCGCATCTGGCTATTCCGTCCTACATCTCTATTACCCAGGAGCGGCTGGCAGGCTATCGGGCAGCCCTCGAGAAATATGGCTTGCCCTACGATGAAAACCTGATCCGGTATTCTGAATTCAACCAGAACGACGTGGACCCCGTTGTGAATGATTTACTGAATCAATCCCCCGATGCGTTCTTTGCCGCTGGTGACCGGCTGGCGCTGGGTTGTTTAGCTGCCCTGAAAAAGCGTAACGTAGCCATTCCGGAAGCTATTTCGCTGATTGGCTTTACAAACACCGCCGTTGCCGATTTGCTGGCCCCCCCCATGAGTACCGTTGTGCAGCCTGCGCTTGAAATTGGCCAGGTAGCCGCCGAACAATTGATCGACTTGATTGAAGGCAAGCAAAAAGTAGCGCAACCCAACATGATTCGGATTCCAACCCGGATGATTGTCCGGGCATCGTCGCAGCCGGTTGATATGGTGACGAAGGCTTAA
- a CDS encoding tagaturonate reductase, with product MNPLSIQSLPLIQSSTDVSLPIDQFQQLPERVLQFGTGVLLRGLPDYLIDKANRQGIFNGRIVVVKSTDGGDMSAFARQDNLYTLCIRGVENKKLVEENVICSAISRVLSAKQQWDEILRVAVSPDLQIVLSNTTEVGIQLVQDDIKQSPPESFPGKLLAVLYARYQAFNGDPTKGLVIVPTELIPDNGTKLKAILLELSNQNGLEDDFINWLETANTCCNSLVDRIVPGRPDPATYKALSEQLGYEDELLTMSEVYRLWAIEGDEHVQDVLSFHKADENIFIRPNIDQFRELKLRLLNGTHTLSCGLAYLSGFETVREGMDDEVLSAFISSVMLAELIPGIPYSVDEKIAQRFGFHVLDRFRNPFIEHRWIAITMQYSAKMQMRNIPTLLHYYKQLGVTPRYISLGFAAYLLFMRATTQQDGVWYGERAGEAYPIQDAQAGYFADVWARLTPQELTTTVLQNTTLWGHDLSQLPGFADSVAGYLTQMIENGVSVTLASQFDHIESVTK from the coding sequence ATGAATCCCCTATCTATCCAGTCGCTGCCCCTGATTCAATCCAGCACCGATGTCAGTTTACCAATCGATCAGTTCCAGCAGCTACCCGAGCGGGTACTTCAGTTCGGAACGGGTGTTCTGTTACGCGGCCTACCCGATTACCTGATCGACAAAGCGAATCGTCAGGGTATTTTCAACGGACGAATTGTGGTCGTAAAATCGACGGATGGGGGCGATATGTCGGCCTTTGCCCGACAGGATAATTTATATACGCTCTGCATTCGGGGGGTGGAGAACAAAAAGCTTGTTGAAGAAAACGTGATCTGCTCGGCCATCAGCCGGGTCTTGTCGGCGAAACAGCAGTGGGATGAGATTCTACGCGTTGCCGTCAGCCCTGATCTGCAAATCGTCCTATCTAACACGACAGAAGTTGGTATTCAGTTAGTGCAGGACGATATTAAACAGTCTCCGCCGGAGTCATTTCCGGGCAAATTACTGGCCGTATTATACGCTCGCTATCAAGCGTTTAATGGTGATCCCACAAAAGGACTGGTCATCGTTCCAACGGAACTTATTCCAGATAACGGCACCAAATTGAAAGCTATTTTGCTGGAATTATCCAATCAAAACGGACTGGAAGATGACTTTATTAATTGGCTCGAAACGGCTAATACCTGTTGCAATTCGCTGGTTGACCGAATCGTACCCGGCCGCCCAGACCCCGCTACCTATAAAGCGCTCTCTGAACAACTTGGTTATGAAGATGAGCTACTGACCATGTCGGAAGTATACCGACTGTGGGCTATCGAGGGAGACGAACATGTACAAGATGTATTATCGTTTCATAAGGCCGACGAGAATATTTTCATCCGTCCCAACATCGACCAGTTCCGCGAACTGAAGCTTCGTTTGCTCAACGGCACCCATACGCTGAGTTGCGGGCTGGCGTATCTGAGTGGTTTCGAAACGGTTCGGGAAGGCATGGACGATGAGGTGCTATCAGCATTTATCAGTAGCGTAATGCTGGCCGAATTGATTCCGGGAATCCCCTATTCGGTGGATGAAAAAATCGCGCAACGATTTGGTTTTCATGTGCTTGACCGCTTCCGAAATCCATTCATCGAACACCGCTGGATAGCCATCACAATGCAATATTCTGCCAAAATGCAGATGCGTAACATTCCTACGTTACTCCATTATTACAAGCAATTAGGCGTAACACCCCGCTATATTTCTCTCGGCTTTGCGGCTTATCTGCTGTTCATGCGGGCAACCACACAACAGGATGGTGTATGGTATGGCGAACGGGCTGGTGAGGCTTATCCCATTCAGGATGCGCAGGCTGGCTATTTTGCCGATGTATGGGCCCGCCTGACACCCCAGGAATTAACGACAACTGTCCTTCAGAATACAACGCTTTGGGGACATGATCTGAGTCAGTTACCGGGCTTTGCTGATTCGGTAGCTGGTTACCTGACGCAGATGATCGAAAATGGCGTATCAGTAACGTTAGCATCTCAGTTCGACCATATAGAAAGTGTAACAAAATGA